One stretch of Deinococcus sp. LM3 DNA includes these proteins:
- a CDS encoding PRTRC system ThiF family protein yields MHTLTFDPKDPVRLILVGVGGTGSLMLTHLVRLDQAIRALGGAGLHVTAFDPDVVSETNLTRQNFAPADIGRHKAVVLVERCNLYAGLCWDAYPRTLQDGDVKSVHVVISCVDSAQSRRAIHATFRAQPPQYWLDCGNDAATGQVILGQVRQSPARLPHVLDRDPTMHTGVDDDRPSCSAAEALTRQHLFINPAVALQAAQLLGELLLNAKTPTCGAFINLAEPLRVVALPVPEGQPDVPRARRPKPLLKARRERRPRRPAA; encoded by the coding sequence ATGCACACCCTGACCTTCGACCCCAAGGACCCCGTCCGCCTCATCCTCGTGGGCGTCGGCGGCACCGGCAGCCTCATGCTCACCCACCTCGTCCGCCTCGACCAGGCCATCCGCGCCCTCGGCGGTGCCGGCCTGCACGTCACGGCCTTCGATCCGGACGTGGTCAGCGAAACCAACCTCACCCGGCAGAACTTCGCCCCCGCCGACATCGGCCGCCACAAGGCCGTGGTCCTCGTCGAGCGCTGCAACCTGTACGCGGGCCTGTGCTGGGACGCGTACCCCCGTACCCTCCAGGACGGGGACGTCAAGAGCGTGCACGTCGTGATCAGCTGCGTGGACAGCGCCCAGAGCCGCCGGGCCATCCACGCCACCTTCCGCGCCCAGCCCCCGCAGTACTGGCTGGACTGCGGGAACGACGCGGCCACCGGGCAGGTCATCCTCGGGCAGGTCCGTCAGAGTCCGGCGCGCCTCCCGCACGTCCTGGACCGCGACCCCACCATGCACACGGGCGTGGATGATGACCGCCCCAGCTGCTCGGCCGCGGAGGCCCTGACCCGTCAGCACCTGTTCATCAATCCGGCCGTCGCCCTCCAGGCGGCGCAGCTCCTCGGGGAACTCCTCCTGAACGCGAAGACCCCCACGTGCGGGGCGTTCATCAACCTCGCTGAGCCGCTGCGCGTCGTGGCGCTCCCCGTGCCCGAGGGACAGCCCGACGTGCCGCGTGCCCGCCGCCCCAAGCCCCTACTCAAAGCCCGCCGGGAACGCCGTCCCCGCCGTCCCGCCGCATGA
- a CDS encoding PRTRC system protein B, whose product MSATITISTARTQRAAPALHEPVLALVLYAPGGQDGLNSAYTRKHRIRHDSGGRAVLGAAQALTHEDARDLLVTLGGRALTPTRENTLATSPTACAWWIPVGERALLFNPKYAQAGSVARFSGQLVPHPPLVFIAGPGSLSVYALRENTRPTLDTPVCHAPFWNIFPSGQVCRGSTAYPQACTPDTQADWEEVFFQSEFTGPSRTDRYMNWGKSYEELLDTAQAQGTFPAEVLVNAGQTLGQILT is encoded by the coding sequence ATGAGCGCCACCATCACCATCTCCACCGCGCGCACCCAGCGCGCTGCCCCCGCCCTGCACGAACCGGTCCTCGCCCTGGTCCTGTACGCGCCCGGCGGCCAGGACGGCCTGAACAGCGCGTACACCCGCAAGCACCGCATCCGGCACGACAGCGGTGGCCGGGCCGTGCTGGGCGCCGCGCAGGCGCTGACCCACGAGGACGCCCGTGACCTCCTGGTGACTCTGGGCGGCCGGGCCCTCACGCCCACCCGGGAGAACACGCTGGCCACCTCACCCACCGCGTGCGCCTGGTGGATCCCCGTCGGGGAACGAGCCCTCCTGTTTAACCCCAAGTACGCCCAGGCCGGCAGCGTGGCCCGCTTCTCCGGGCAGCTCGTGCCCCACCCACCGCTGGTGTTCATTGCCGGGCCGGGCAGCCTGAGCGTGTACGCCCTCCGGGAGAACACGCGCCCCACCCTGGACACGCCCGTGTGCCACGCGCCGTTCTGGAACATCTTCCCCAGCGGCCAGGTGTGCCGGGGGTCCACCGCGTACCCGCAGGCCTGCACCCCGGACACGCAAGCCGACTGGGAGGAGGTGTTCTTCCAGTCGGAGTTCACCGGGCCGAGCCGCACGGACCGGTACATGAACTGGGGGAAGAGCTACGAGGAACTGCTGGACACGGCGCAGGCGCAGGGCACGTTCCCGGCCGAGGTGCTCGTGAACGCGGGGCAGACCCTCGGGCAGATCCTGACCTGA
- a CDS encoding PRTRC system protein B, which yields MPFQVTYPPSPAELMPQPLLPTLALLIYERATQHGSQVLLRKHAVRQDERACTLGPAQALTRADVNDLTRLLASQGLQRTRPTTLAVGLQCVAWWRPPGLRPMLFDAKYAQSRSVARLSGIPVPHPGLVFVATPGTLKVYAVTGDGLPTDDTPLMHAPYWNMFPGGQLCRGTTRYPDSCTPAAQDDWETAFFQSVFTGPSRTDRYMNWGKSYEELLDAALAAGTFPEQVLIPAGLTLAQALS from the coding sequence ATGCCCTTCCAGGTCACGTACCCGCCCAGCCCCGCCGAGCTCATGCCCCAGCCCCTCCTGCCCACCCTCGCTCTGCTGATCTACGAGCGCGCCACTCAGCACGGCAGCCAGGTCCTCCTGCGCAAGCACGCCGTGCGGCAGGACGAGAGGGCGTGCACGCTCGGACCCGCCCAGGCGCTCACCCGGGCCGACGTCAACGACCTCACGCGCCTCCTCGCTAGTCAGGGCCTGCAGCGCACCCGCCCCACGACCCTCGCGGTCGGCCTCCAGTGCGTCGCCTGGTGGCGGCCGCCCGGCCTACGCCCCATGCTCTTCGACGCAAAGTACGCCCAGTCGAGGAGCGTCGCGCGCCTGTCCGGCATTCCGGTCCCTCACCCAGGTCTGGTCTTCGTCGCCACGCCCGGTACGCTCAAGGTGTACGCCGTCACCGGGGACGGGCTCCCCACGGACGACACGCCCCTGATGCACGCCCCGTACTGGAACATGTTCCCCGGCGGGCAGCTGTGCCGCGGCACCACCCGCTACCCCGACTCGTGCACCCCTGCCGCGCAGGACGATTGGGAGACCGCGTTCTTCCAGTCCGTGTTTACCGGCCCCAGCCGCACTGACCGGTACATGAACTGGGGCAAGAGCTACGAGGAACTCCTCGACGCGGCCCTCGCCGCCGGGACGTTCCCCGAACAGGTCCTCATTCCCGCTGGACTGACCCTCGCCCAGGCCCTGAGCTGA
- a CDS encoding PRTRC system protein C, protein MTNPTASGQPQDLTRKFEFDGHTLADPNPKMTPEQVKQFYAPTHPELTTAGIGSPVTDLKAGTITITFIKNYGRKG, encoded by the coding sequence ATGACGAATCCCACAGCCAGCGGTCAACCCCAGGATCTCACCCGTAAGTTCGAGTTTGACGGGCACACCCTCGCGGACCCCAACCCGAAGATGACGCCCGAGCAGGTCAAGCAGTTCTACGCCCCCACGCACCCGGAACTCACCACCGCCGGGATCGGCAGCCCCGTCACGGACCTGAAAGCTGGGACGATCACCATCACGTTCATCAAGAACTATGGCCGGAAAGGCTGA
- a CDS encoding PRTRC system protein B, with product MVNVFLTPAPERRTPTPLAPEMALLLYGGHQRAAILKHPVHDTPQGYVLGPGQLLSSEDHQRLVDFTAGTGLTFTVPTTLATGVHCVCWWAPPHTRPLLFDAKYDAARSVARLSGQPVPHPGLVFIASPGTLTVYAVRGDQRPTPATALCHAPYWNMFSSAQVCRGTTRYPEACTPDTQDAWETAFFQSVFTGPSRTDRYMNWSKSYEELLDEARAQGAFPDSALLDAGKTLADLA from the coding sequence ATGGTCAACGTGTTCCTCACCCCAGCCCCGGAGCGGCGCACCCCCACCCCCCTCGCCCCGGAGATGGCCCTGCTGCTGTACGGCGGCCACCAACGCGCCGCGATCCTCAAGCATCCCGTGCACGACACCCCGCAGGGCTACGTGCTCGGGCCGGGCCAACTCCTCAGTAGCGAGGATCACCAGCGCCTCGTGGACTTCACCGCCGGGACGGGGTTGACGTTCACGGTGCCGACGACCCTGGCGACCGGCGTGCACTGCGTGTGCTGGTGGGCGCCGCCCCACACGCGGCCCCTGCTGTTCGATGCGAAGTACGACGCGGCCCGCTCCGTCGCGCGCCTCAGCGGCCAGCCCGTCCCGCACCCCGGCCTGGTGTTCATCGCCTCGCCCGGCACGCTGACCGTGTACGCCGTACGCGGCGACCAGCGCCCCACCCCGGCCACGGCCCTGTGCCACGCGCCGTACTGGAACATGTTCAGTTCCGCCCAGGTGTGCCGTGGCACCACCCGCTACCCGGAGGCCTGCACGCCAGACACGCAGGACGCGTGGGAAACGGCGTTCTTCCAGTCGGTGTTCACCGGGCCCAGCCGCACCGACCGGTACATGAATTGGAGCAAGAGCTACGAGGAACTGCTCGACGAGGCCAGGGCCCAGGGAGCCTTCCCGGACAGCGCGCTGCTGGACGCCGGGAAGACCCTGGCAGACCTCGCGTGA